From the Rhodococcus sp. NBC_00297 genome, one window contains:
- the lepB gene encoding signal peptidase I has translation MTDERAGDDNDEAQRTKKPRSFWRELPILILVALVLSFLLQTFVARVYLIPSESMEPTLHGCTGCTGDRIVVEKIGYRFGDPTAGDVVVFRGPPSWDGDYVSTRSSNVVVRGAQELGSLVGLVAPDENDLVKRVIATGGQTVECCDEQGRVLVDGKPLDEPYITMDFDFVPGTLTCDTPIRSGRCFGPVTVPEGNVWVMGDNRSNSADSRFHVADELQGTIPLDNVIGKAQAIVLPPGRWGLIDDPDIQGQ, from the coding sequence GTGACGGACGAGCGCGCGGGCGACGACAACGACGAGGCGCAGCGAACCAAGAAGCCACGGTCCTTCTGGCGCGAGCTTCCGATTCTCATCCTGGTCGCCCTGGTGCTCAGCTTCCTCTTGCAGACCTTCGTCGCGAGGGTGTACCTGATCCCCTCGGAATCGATGGAGCCGACCTTGCACGGCTGCACTGGTTGCACCGGTGACCGCATCGTCGTGGAGAAGATCGGGTACCGCTTCGGCGATCCGACGGCCGGTGACGTCGTCGTGTTCCGCGGACCGCCGTCCTGGGACGGCGACTACGTCTCCACGCGGTCGTCCAACGTCGTCGTCCGCGGCGCTCAGGAACTCGGATCCCTCGTCGGCCTGGTCGCACCGGACGAGAACGATCTGGTCAAGCGCGTCATCGCCACCGGCGGTCAGACCGTCGAGTGCTGCGACGAGCAGGGGCGCGTTCTCGTCGACGGCAAGCCGCTCGACGAGCCGTACATCACCATGGACTTCGACTTCGTGCCCGGCACGCTCACGTGCGACACCCCGATTCGTTCCGGGCGGTGCTTCGGGCCCGTCACCGTGCCCGAGGGCAACGTGTGGGTCATGGGTGACAACCGCAGCAACTCCGCCGACTCGCGCTTCCACGTCGCCGACGAACTGCAGGGAACCATCCCGCTGGACAACGTGATCGGCAAGGCGCAGGCCATCGTGCTGCCGCCCGGTCGCTGGGGTCTCATCGACGATCCGGACATCCAGGGGCAGTGA
- the rplS gene encoding 50S ribosomal protein L19 → MNTLDFLDKQSLRSDIPEFRPGDTLNVHVKVIEGSKERVQIFKGVVIRRQGGGIRETFTVRKVSFGVGVERTFPVHTPNIAQIDVLTRGDVRRAKLYYLRELRGKAAKIKEKR, encoded by the coding sequence ATGAACACCCTGGATTTCCTGGACAAGCAGTCGCTGCGCAGCGACATCCCCGAGTTCCGCCCGGGCGACACACTGAACGTGCACGTGAAGGTCATCGAGGGCTCCAAGGAGCGCGTGCAGATCTTCAAGGGCGTCGTCATTCGGCGTCAGGGTGGCGGCATCCGCGAGACCTTCACGGTCCGCAAGGTGTCCTTCGGCGTCGGCGTGGAGCGCACCTTCCCCGTCCACACCCCGAACATCGCCCAGATCGACGTGCTGACCCGCGGTGACGTGCGTCGCGCGAAGCTGTACTACCTGCGCGAGCTGCGCGGCAAGGCAGCCAAGATCAAGGAGAAGCGCTGA
- a CDS encoding Tex family protein, protein MTTAVKSVNRRIAEELDVAEERVRAAVDLLDGGATVPFIARYRKEVTGTLDDTQLRTIDERLRYLRELDERRAAILESIRSQGKLDDALEDSIVLADTKARLEDIYLPFKPKRRTKAHIAREAGHQPVADALLSDPTTDPTSFGEEQLAGARAILVEHFAEDADLVGSLRELMWTRGRLTSAVRPGKETDGAKFSDYFAFSESFTSVPSHRVLAVLRGEKEEVLSLTMDPEPNTDEPAPGTASVYETRIAARFGIGDHGRAADRWLLDTVRWAWRTKLLVSLGIDTRMRLRQSAEERAVDVFASNLEDLLLAAPAGSRTTMGLDPGFRTGTKVAIVDPTGKVLAYDTIYPHKPQGKWNEALATLAALAAKHRVDLLAIGNGTASRETDALAAELIAKYPDANLTKAMVSEAGASVYSASAHGSRELPDLDVSIRGAVSIARRLQDPLAELVKIDPKSIGVGQYQHDVSESMLARSLGAVVEDAVNAVGVDVNTASVPLLARVSGVATTLAESIVAHRDENGPFRSRSALQKVPRLGPKAFEQCAGFLRITDGDDPLDRSSVHPEAYPVVRRIVDRAGMGVREVIGNERVLRSLRPQDFVDDRFGLPTVTDILSELEKPGRDPRPEFATATFAAGVEKVADLEPGMVLEGVVTNVAAFGAFVDVGVHQDGLVHVSAMSDRFVSDPHDVVKSGQVVRVKIMEVDLPRQRIGLSLRLTDEIGGTAAASAPRGGSGGQGTRNRQKTGAGPRKGAQSSAPAAATGSMADALRKAGFGK, encoded by the coding sequence GTGACGACCGCTGTGAAATCTGTCAATCGCCGGATCGCCGAGGAGCTCGACGTCGCGGAGGAGCGCGTACGCGCCGCCGTGGACCTGCTCGACGGGGGTGCGACGGTGCCGTTCATCGCGCGCTACCGCAAGGAGGTCACGGGCACGCTCGACGACACCCAGCTGCGCACGATCGACGAGCGACTGCGATACCTGCGCGAGCTCGACGAGCGCCGCGCCGCGATTCTCGAGTCCATCCGCTCGCAGGGCAAGCTCGACGACGCCCTAGAGGACTCGATCGTGCTCGCGGACACCAAGGCGCGCCTCGAGGACATCTACCTCCCGTTCAAACCGAAGCGCCGCACCAAGGCGCATATCGCGCGCGAGGCCGGCCACCAGCCCGTGGCGGACGCCCTGCTGTCCGATCCGACCACCGATCCGACGTCCTTCGGCGAGGAGCAGCTCGCCGGTGCGCGCGCGATCCTCGTCGAGCACTTCGCCGAGGACGCCGACCTCGTCGGGTCGCTGCGCGAGCTGATGTGGACCCGTGGCCGGTTGACCAGCGCGGTGCGACCGGGCAAGGAGACGGACGGTGCGAAGTTCTCCGACTACTTCGCGTTCTCCGAGTCCTTCACCTCCGTTCCGTCCCATCGAGTACTGGCAGTCCTGCGCGGGGAGAAGGAGGAGGTGCTCTCCCTCACGATGGATCCGGAGCCGAACACCGACGAACCCGCACCCGGTACCGCGTCGGTGTACGAGACCCGCATCGCGGCGCGCTTCGGTATCGGCGACCACGGACGTGCGGCCGACCGGTGGCTCCTCGACACGGTGCGATGGGCGTGGCGGACCAAGCTTCTGGTCAGCCTGGGCATCGACACCCGCATGCGGCTGCGGCAGTCCGCGGAGGAGCGCGCGGTCGACGTCTTCGCCTCCAATCTCGAGGACCTGCTGTTGGCGGCGCCCGCCGGCAGTCGCACCACCATGGGCCTCGACCCGGGGTTCCGCACGGGGACCAAGGTCGCGATCGTGGACCCCACCGGCAAGGTCCTCGCGTACGACACCATCTATCCGCACAAGCCCCAGGGCAAGTGGAACGAGGCGCTCGCGACGCTGGCCGCACTGGCGGCGAAGCACCGTGTCGATCTGCTGGCCATCGGCAACGGCACCGCGTCGCGTGAGACCGACGCGCTGGCGGCGGAACTCATCGCGAAGTACCCGGACGCGAACCTGACCAAGGCGATGGTCTCCGAGGCCGGCGCCTCCGTGTACTCCGCGTCCGCCCACGGGTCGCGCGAACTGCCCGATCTCGACGTCTCGATCCGCGGCGCGGTCTCCATCGCCCGTCGTCTGCAGGATCCCCTCGCGGAACTGGTGAAGATCGACCCGAAGTCGATCGGCGTGGGGCAGTACCAGCACGACGTCTCGGAATCCATGTTGGCGCGTTCCCTGGGCGCCGTCGTCGAGGACGCGGTGAACGCGGTCGGCGTCGACGTCAACACCGCCAGCGTGCCTCTGCTCGCGCGCGTCTCCGGCGTGGCCACCACTCTCGCCGAGTCGATCGTCGCGCACCGCGACGAGAACGGCCCCTTCCGATCCCGATCCGCGCTGCAGAAGGTTCCGCGGCTCGGGCCCAAGGCCTTCGAGCAGTGCGCCGGGTTCCTCCGCATCACCGACGGCGACGACCCCCTCGACCGGTCGAGCGTGCACCCCGAGGCGTATCCCGTGGTGCGCCGCATCGTCGACAGGGCCGGCATGGGAGTCCGTGAGGTGATCGGCAACGAGCGGGTGCTGAGGTCCCTGCGCCCGCAGGACTTCGTCGACGACCGGTTCGGACTCCCGACCGTCACCGACATCCTGTCCGAGCTCGAGAAGCCCGGCCGTGATCCGCGTCCGGAGTTCGCGACCGCCACCTTCGCGGCCGGTGTCGAGAAGGTCGCCGACCTCGAACCGGGCATGGTGCTCGAGGGAGTGGTGACCAACGTGGCGGCCTTCGGCGCCTTCGTCGACGTGGGCGTGCACCAGGACGGACTCGTCCACGTCTCGGCGATGTCCGACCGCTTCGTCTCGGACCCCCACGACGTCGTCAAGTCCGGACAGGTCGTGCGCGTGAAGATCATGGAGGTCGACCTGCCGCGCCAGCGGATCGGCCTGTCCTTGCGACTGACCGACGAGATCGGCGGTACGGCAGCGGCATCGGCTCCACGCGGCGGGTCGGGAGGCCAGGGCACCCGGAACCGGCAGAAGACCGGAGCCGGACCGCGCAAGGGAGCGCAGTCCTCGGCACCCGCCGCGGCAACGGGATCGATGGCCGATGCGCTGCGGAAGGCGGGCTTCGGAAAGTAG
- a CDS encoding serine hydrolase gives MTTPSARLRRASTMLAAVALATTMAAACAQPAEPAATTIPVAPEFPEPEMPMAPDLTGRLQQALDGAAARGATLSIGFLDRETGTYMGSGDNDPIETASVVKLFIADDLLYRSSRGEFALDEESRALIAPMLSSSDDSAAQVLWDAAGGSDVVARVAGRYGLPATAASADGIWWNTRTTAADLVRYYDAVLDGTGGLNPADRATVVGDLEAFTPEGADGYPQTFGIPRALPGETVRGVKQGWMCCVDGRWIHLSTGFVGDGERYVVAVLSREDPWYGADGGSAETTADTAVTDDDGAKHARVTVTGALKILFPTGVVA, from the coding sequence GTGACAACTCCTTCGGCGCGCCTGCGACGAGCCTCCACCATGTTGGCGGCGGTGGCGCTCGCCACTACGATGGCGGCGGCCTGCGCGCAGCCGGCCGAGCCGGCGGCGACGACGATCCCGGTCGCACCGGAGTTCCCCGAACCCGAGATGCCGATGGCACCGGACCTCACCGGTCGCCTGCAGCAGGCACTCGACGGCGCGGCCGCTCGCGGCGCGACGCTCTCCATCGGCTTCCTCGATCGGGAGACCGGGACGTACATGGGTTCCGGTGACAACGATCCGATCGAGACGGCGTCGGTGGTCAAGTTGTTCATCGCCGACGATCTGCTCTACCGCTCGTCGCGCGGCGAGTTCGCCCTCGACGAGGAGTCCCGTGCCCTCATCGCGCCGATGCTCTCGTCGTCGGACGACAGTGCGGCACAGGTCCTGTGGGACGCCGCCGGTGGATCCGACGTCGTGGCACGCGTCGCCGGCCGCTACGGCCTGCCCGCCACCGCCGCGTCGGCGGACGGGATCTGGTGGAACACCCGGACCACCGCGGCGGACCTGGTGAGGTACTACGACGCCGTCCTCGACGGCACCGGCGGACTGAACCCGGCGGACCGGGCGACTGTCGTCGGAGACCTCGAGGCCTTCACCCCCGAGGGAGCGGACGGCTATCCCCAGACCTTCGGCATCCCGCGGGCACTCCCGGGCGAGACGGTCCGCGGGGTCAAGCAAGGCTGGATGTGCTGCGTCGACGGTCGGTGGATCCACCTGAGCACCGGGTTCGTCGGCGACGGGGAGCGCTACGTGGTGGCGGTGCTCTCGCGGGAGGATCCCTGGTACGGCGCGGACGGCGGCAGCGCGGAGACGACGGCGGACACCGCGGTGACGGACGACGACGGCGCCAAGCACGCGCGCGTCACCGTCACCGGCGCGCTGAAGATCCTGTTCCCCACCGGGGTCGTCGCCTGA
- the trmD gene encoding tRNA (guanosine(37)-N1)-methyltransferase TrmD, producing the protein MRIDVVTIFPEYLEPMRTALLGKAVQNGLVTLGVHDLRDWTHDVHKAVDDSPYGGGPGMVMKPTVWGDALDDVMRDADPILVVPTPAGVPFTQRTAERWSREDHLVFACGRYEGIDQRVFDDAATRVRVEEVSIGDYVLIGGEAAVLVMTEAVTRLLPGVLGNQLSHQQDSFSDGLLEGPGYTRPATWRGLDVPPVLLSGNHSRIEQWRRQQSLERTAQRRPDLLP; encoded by the coding sequence ATGCGTATCGACGTGGTGACGATCTTCCCCGAGTACCTCGAGCCCATGCGTACCGCGCTGCTGGGCAAGGCCGTGCAGAACGGTCTGGTGACCCTTGGTGTCCACGACCTCCGGGACTGGACACACGACGTGCACAAGGCGGTCGACGACTCGCCCTACGGCGGCGGCCCCGGCATGGTCATGAAGCCGACGGTGTGGGGAGACGCGTTGGACGACGTCATGCGCGACGCCGACCCGATCCTGGTGGTGCCCACGCCCGCCGGAGTGCCCTTCACTCAGCGCACCGCCGAGAGATGGTCGCGCGAGGATCATCTGGTGTTCGCATGCGGCCGCTACGAGGGCATCGATCAGCGAGTCTTCGACGACGCGGCGACCCGGGTGCGCGTCGAGGAGGTCAGCATCGGGGACTACGTGCTCATCGGCGGCGAGGCCGCGGTGCTGGTGATGACCGAGGCCGTGACGCGGCTGCTGCCCGGCGTCCTGGGCAATCAGCTCTCGCACCAACAGGACTCGTTCTCCGACGGTCTCCTCGAGGGGCCGGGATACACCCGACCGGCCACGTGGCGCGGCCTGGACGTGCCGCCGGTCCTGTTGTCCGGCAACCACTCCCGCATCGAACAGTGGCGGCGGCAACAGTCGCTCGAGCGTACCGCTCAGCGCCGGCCCGACCTCCTGCCCTGA
- the rimM gene encoding ribosome maturation factor RimM (Essential for efficient processing of 16S rRNA), translating to MELVVGRVAKSHGIKGEVVVEVRTDDPDERFAPGSVLHGRARRDDSTTDYTVEAAREHSGRLLLRLKGIDDRSTADAMRGTLFVVDTADLPPSDDPDEFYDHELEGMTVQFAPDHESAGTVIGTVSEVLHSAAGELLSITPADENVGRELLVPFVSAIVVSVSRETRTVEIDPPEGLLDGE from the coding sequence GTGGAGCTCGTCGTGGGCCGCGTGGCCAAGTCGCACGGCATCAAGGGCGAGGTCGTCGTGGAGGTCCGCACGGACGATCCTGACGAGCGGTTCGCTCCGGGATCCGTTCTGCACGGCCGTGCGCGTCGCGACGACAGCACGACCGACTACACGGTGGAAGCCGCCCGGGAGCATTCCGGGCGGCTTCTGCTGCGTCTGAAGGGAATCGACGATCGCAGTACCGCCGACGCGATGCGCGGCACCCTGTTCGTCGTCGACACCGCGGATCTACCCCCGTCCGACGATCCGGACGAGTTCTACGACCACGAGCTCGAGGGCATGACGGTGCAGTTCGCTCCGGATCACGAGTCGGCGGGCACGGTGATCGGCACGGTCAGCGAGGTGCTGCACTCCGCTGCGGGGGAGTTGCTGTCGATCACGCCGGCCGACGAGAACGTCGGCCGCGAACTGCTCGTACCGTTCGTGTCCGCGATCGTGGTGTCGGTCTCCCGCGAGACGCGGACCGTCGAGATCGACCCGCCCGAAGGGCTTCTGGACGGCGAGTGA
- a CDS encoding RNA-binding protein, whose translation MSTMVADAVEHLVRGIVSNPDDVRVEMITGRRGRTVEVHVHPDDLGKVIGRGGRTATALRTLVSGIGGRGIRVDVVDTDR comes from the coding sequence GTGAGCACCATGGTCGCCGACGCCGTCGAGCATCTGGTTCGCGGCATCGTGTCCAATCCGGACGACGTTCGTGTCGAGATGATCACCGGTCGCCGTGGCCGGACCGTCGAGGTGCACGTGCACCCCGACGATCTGGGCAAGGTCATCGGCCGTGGCGGTCGTACCGCCACCGCGCTCCGTACCCTCGTCTCGGGTATCGGCGGCCGTGGGATCCGTGTCGACGTCGTCGACACCGATCGCTGA
- the rpsP gene encoding 30S ribosomal protein S16, giving the protein MAVKIKLTRLGKIRNPQYRVVIADARTRRGGRAIETVGKYHPKEEPSLIEIDSDRVQHWLSVGAQPTEPVEALLKITGDWQKFKGLPGAEGTLRVKEPKPSKLDLFNAALAAADNEPVAEATTPKKKKAAKADDAESAPADETADATAESTEK; this is encoded by the coding sequence ATGGCAGTCAAGATCAAGCTCACCCGTCTCGGCAAGATCCGCAACCCGCAGTACCGTGTCGTCATCGCCGACGCGCGTACCCGTCGCGGTGGCCGTGCCATCGAGACCGTCGGCAAGTACCACCCGAAGGAAGAGCCGTCGCTGATCGAGATCGATTCCGATCGCGTGCAGCACTGGCTGAGCGTGGGCGCACAGCCCACCGAGCCCGTCGAGGCACTCCTCAAGATCACCGGTGACTGGCAGAAGTTCAAGGGCCTGCCGGGCGCCGAGGGCACGCTCCGCGTCAAGGAGCCGAAGCCGTCCAAGCTGGACCTGTTCAACGCTGCGCTCGCCGCCGCCGACAACGAGCCCGTCGCCGAGGCCACCACGCCGAAGAAGAAGAAGGCCGCCAAGGCCGACGACGCCGAGAGCGCACCGGCAGACGAGACCGCCGACGCCACCGCCGAGTCCACCGAGAAGTAG
- a CDS encoding amidohydrolase family protein — protein sequence MHLRGVVLPGHDEVDVWVRDGLVSLNPVPGATTVARGGWIVPGLVDAHCHVGITYGGGHEDHDGTVAQATTEREVGALLLRDAGSPVDTRALDDHEDLPRIIRAGRHIAMPKRYIPGLAVDLEDESQLPEAVAQQARLGDGWVKLVGDWIDREVGDLAPLWDDAVLRRAIDAAHAEGARVTAHVFGEDALPGLIGAGIDCIEHGTGLTDETIEMMVEHGTALVPTLINIETFPSIADSATRYPRYADHMRDLHARVADTVGRAHDAGVPIYAGTDAGGSIEHGRVADEVAALVGVGLSPTDALGAASWTARRWLGRAGIEHGAPADLVFYSTDPRTGPDVLSAPDVVVLRGRIW from the coding sequence CTGCATCTGCGCGGCGTCGTGCTGCCCGGCCACGACGAGGTGGACGTCTGGGTGCGAGACGGCCTCGTCTCACTGAATCCGGTTCCCGGTGCCACCACGGTGGCGCGGGGCGGCTGGATCGTTCCGGGTCTCGTCGACGCGCACTGCCATGTCGGTATCACGTACGGCGGCGGGCACGAGGATCACGACGGCACCGTCGCGCAGGCCACCACCGAGCGCGAGGTGGGTGCGCTGCTGCTGCGTGACGCGGGATCGCCCGTCGACACCCGCGCACTCGACGACCACGAGGATCTGCCGCGCATCATCCGTGCGGGTCGGCACATCGCGATGCCCAAGCGCTACATTCCCGGCCTCGCCGTCGATCTCGAGGACGAGTCGCAACTGCCCGAGGCCGTGGCTCAGCAGGCGCGCCTCGGCGACGGGTGGGTCAAGCTGGTCGGCGACTGGATCGACCGCGAGGTCGGCGACCTCGCACCCTTGTGGGACGACGCGGTCCTGCGCCGGGCCATCGACGCCGCCCACGCCGAGGGCGCCCGGGTCACTGCGCACGTCTTCGGCGAGGACGCGCTGCCCGGGCTGATCGGTGCCGGCATCGACTGCATCGAACACGGCACCGGCCTGACCGACGAGACCATCGAGATGATGGTCGAGCACGGAACCGCACTGGTGCCCACGCTCATCAACATCGAGACCTTTCCGTCGATCGCCGACTCGGCCACCCGCTATCCGCGCTACGCCGATCACATGCGCGATCTGCACGCCCGAGTGGCGGACACGGTGGGGCGCGCGCACGACGCCGGAGTCCCGATCTACGCGGGCACCGACGCGGGCGGCAGCATCGAGCACGGGCGGGTGGCCGACGAGGTGGCGGCGCTGGTGGGCGTGGGCCTGTCGCCGACCGACGCCCTGGGTGCGGCCAGTTGGACGGCGCGGCGGTGGCTCGGGCGTGCGGGCATCGAGCACGGCGCACCCGCGGATCTGGTGTTCTACTCCACGGACCCACGAACCGGGCCGGACGTCCTGTCGGCGCCGGACGTGGTGGTCTTGCGCGGCCGGATCTGGTGA
- the ffh gene encoding signal recognition particle protein produces MFESLSDRLTGSLKDLRGKGRLSGADIDAVCREIRLALLDADVALPVVRAFITRIKERAKGAEVSAALNPAQQVVKIVNDELVGILGGETRRVEFAKNPPTVIMLAGLQGSGKTTLAGKLAKWLKDQNHTPLLVACDLQRPGAVSQLQIVGERAGAAVFAPHPGTSIGGGENALGVTAADPVEVARAGVAEARAKQYDVVIVDTAGRLGIDTELMGQAAGIRDATNPDEILFVLDAMIGQDAVSTAQAFQDGVGFTGVVLTKLDGDARGGAALSVREVTGRPIMFASTGEKLEDFEIFHPDRMASRILGMGDLLSLIEQAETVFDAKQAEDTAAKIGSGQLTLEDFLEQMMAIRKMGPIGNLLGMLPGAGQMKDALASVDDKQLDRVQAIIRGMTPAERADPKMINASRRLRIANGSGVKVSDVNQLVDRFFEARKMMASMAGRMGMPGARKQVQRSNKKGKKGKKGGRGPTPPKGVRGGFPGMPGGMPAGMPDLSSMPKGLDQLPPGLEGIDLSQLKLPRK; encoded by the coding sequence GTGTTCGAATCACTGTCCGACAGATTGACCGGAAGCCTCAAGGATCTGAGAGGCAAGGGTCGGCTCTCGGGCGCCGACATCGATGCGGTGTGCCGCGAGATCCGCCTGGCACTGCTCGACGCCGACGTCGCGCTGCCGGTCGTGCGCGCTTTCATCACTCGGATCAAGGAGCGCGCGAAGGGCGCCGAGGTCTCCGCTGCTCTCAACCCCGCGCAGCAGGTCGTCAAGATCGTCAACGACGAGCTCGTCGGCATCCTCGGTGGCGAGACCCGGCGGGTGGAGTTCGCGAAGAACCCGCCGACCGTCATCATGCTGGCCGGTCTGCAGGGCTCCGGTAAGACGACACTCGCCGGCAAGCTCGCCAAGTGGCTCAAGGACCAGAACCACACCCCGCTCCTCGTGGCCTGCGACCTCCAGCGCCCCGGTGCGGTGAGTCAGCTCCAGATCGTCGGCGAGCGTGCGGGCGCCGCCGTCTTCGCGCCGCATCCGGGCACGTCGATCGGCGGCGGCGAGAATGCCCTCGGCGTGACCGCGGCCGATCCGGTGGAGGTCGCTCGCGCCGGTGTCGCGGAGGCCAGGGCCAAGCAGTACGACGTCGTCATCGTCGACACCGCGGGCCGTCTCGGTATCGACACCGAGCTCATGGGCCAGGCCGCCGGTATCCGCGACGCGACGAACCCCGACGAGATCCTGTTCGTGCTCGACGCGATGATCGGCCAGGACGCCGTCAGCACGGCGCAGGCCTTCCAGGACGGTGTCGGCTTCACCGGCGTCGTGCTGACCAAGCTCGACGGCGACGCCCGCGGTGGCGCCGCGCTGAGCGTCCGCGAGGTCACCGGTCGACCGATCATGTTCGCGTCGACGGGCGAGAAGCTCGAGGACTTCGAGATCTTCCACCCGGATCGCATGGCGAGCCGCATCCTCGGCATGGGCGACCTGCTCAGCCTCATCGAGCAGGCCGAGACCGTCTTCGACGCGAAGCAGGCAGAGGACACCGCCGCGAAGATCGGGTCCGGCCAGTTGACGCTCGAGGACTTCCTCGAGCAGATGATGGCGATCCGCAAGATGGGACCGATCGGCAACCTGCTCGGCATGCTGCCCGGTGCCGGTCAGATGAAGGACGCCCTCGCGTCGGTGGACGACAAGCAGCTCGACCGCGTGCAGGCCATCATCCGCGGTATGACACCCGCCGAACGGGCCGATCCGAAGATGATCAACGCCTCCCGTCGTCTGCGCATCGCCAACGGTTCCGGTGTGAAGGTCTCCGACGTCAACCAGCTCGTCGACCGCTTCTTCGAGGCCCGCAAGATGATGGCGTCGATGGCCGGCCGCATGGGCATGCCCGGCGCGCGCAAGCAGGTTCAGCGCAGCAACAAGAAGGGCAAGAAGGGGAAGAAGGGCGGTCGCGGACCCACACCGCCGAAGGGCGTGCGGGGAGGCTTCCCCGGTATGCCGGGCGGAATGCCCGCGGGGATGCCCGATCTGTCCTCGATGCCGAAGGGCCTCGACCAGCTTCCGCCGGGCCTCGAGGGCATCGACCTGTCGCAGCTGAAGCTCCCCAGGAAGTAG